A single genomic interval of Malania oleifera isolate guangnan ecotype guangnan chromosome 13, ASM2987363v1, whole genome shotgun sequence harbors:
- the LOC131146044 gene encoding large ribosomal subunit protein P1-like isoform X2, producing the protein MSVGELGCTYAALILNDDGIAITSEKIAALVKAANLNVESYWPSLFAKLLEKRNVEDLITNVGSGGGGAPVAAVAAAPAGGVAAAAPAAEEKKEDPKEETDDDIGFSLFDD; encoded by the exons ATGTCGGTCGGCGAGCTCGGTTGCACCTACGCTGCTTTGATCCTTAACGATGACGGGATCGCCATCACT TCGGAGAAGATTGCCGCGCTGGTGAAGGCGGCGAATTTGAATGTGGAATCATATTGGCCGAGCTTATTCGCGAAGCTTCTGGAGAAGAGAAACGTTGAAGATCTTATCACGAACGTCGGCTCTGGTGGTGGCGGCGCTCCTGTCGCTGCTGTTGCCGCTGCTCCGGCAGGCGGTGTGGCTGCCGCTGCCCCTGCGGCTGAGGAGAAGAAG GAAGACCCCAAGGAAGAGACGGACGATGACATTGGTTTCAGCTTGTTTGATGACTAG
- the LOC131146044 gene encoding large ribosomal subunit protein P1-like isoform X1 — protein MSVGELGCTYAALILNDDGIAITSEKIAALVKAANLNVESYWPSLFAKLLEKRNVEDLITNVGSGGGGAPVAAVAAAPAGGVAAAAPAAEEKKVRVFHLFLSFWIQFISKVSCLIGLIFECYAGRPQGRDGR, from the exons ATGTCGGTCGGCGAGCTCGGTTGCACCTACGCTGCTTTGATCCTTAACGATGACGGGATCGCCATCACT TCGGAGAAGATTGCCGCGCTGGTGAAGGCGGCGAATTTGAATGTGGAATCATATTGGCCGAGCTTATTCGCGAAGCTTCTGGAGAAGAGAAACGTTGAAGATCTTATCACGAACGTCGGCTCTGGTGGTGGCGGCGCTCCTGTCGCTGCTGTTGCCGCTGCTCCGGCAGGCGGTGTGGCTGCCGCTGCCCCTGCGGCTGAGGAGAAGAAGGTTAGGGTTTTTCATTTATTTCTTAGTTTTTGGATCCAATTTATTTCAAAGGtcagttgtttgattggtttAATTTTTGAATGTTACGCAGGAAGACCCCAAGGAAGAGACGGACGATGA
- the LOC131146045 gene encoding large ribosomal subunit protein P1-like: MSVGELACTYAALILHDDGIAITAEKISALVKSANVNVESYWPSLFAKLLEKRNVEDLITNVGSGGGGAPVAAVAAAPAGGAAAAAPAAEEKKEEPKEETDDDIGFSLFDD; encoded by the exons ATGTCGGTAGGCGAACTCGCTTGCACCTACGCGGCTTTGATCCTTCACGATGATGGAATCGCCATCACT GCGGAGAAGATTTCCGCGCTGGTGAAGTCGGCGAATGTGAATGTGGAATCATATTGGCCGAGCTTGTTCGCGAAGCTTCTGGAGAAGAGAAACGTTGAAGATCTCATCACGAACGTCGGCTCTGGTGGTGGTGGCGCTCCGGTCGCTGCTGTAGCGGCCGCTCCGGCTGGCGGTGCTGCTGCCGCTGCCCCTGCGGCAGAGGAGAAGAAG GAAGAGCCGAAGGAGGAGACCGATGATGACATTGGATTCAGCTTGTTCGATGACTAG